CAGAGTTTGAAACTGGACACGTAGAGAAGTCAAGGTTGGTATACCAACTAAGAGTCCTATCATTCTGTATTCATCTAGATCTCCACCATGTTTTTAACATTTATATATTTGTACTCTGTATATGTGGCTATCCATGTCAAAGATTGGCCGGTTATCAAATTGTTTGActctaattatttaatttttattttcttttgcaaGTTAAACTGCACATAGAGAAAGCCGCCAGAGAAGATCCAAATTCTTAACATAAGCGGGCATGTTTAGatatacagaaaaaaaattattgtgatAAAAATATGTAAGATAATAGTAAATCGAATAAAAATTACTTTTGTGCACTGTAATTTTTAGCTTTAAGTTTATAGAGACAACAACAAACACTTACTTGGTAGGAATTGGGTACTCAGGGAAATACTTGGCAAGAATCTCAACAAGTTCACCACGGTGCAGAGAACTTTCAGCACAAATGTATCTACCAGATGCAGAAGGAGTCTCATAAACAAGAACATGGGCTAATGCCGCATCCTTAACATCCACATAAGCCTGAGTTGCATTCACATAAGTTTTAGCAGAGCCAGTAAGGTACTTGAGAATGTGAATTGTACTTGCATTGATAGTAGGTTGTAGTAATGGTCCAATAACCAAAACAGGGTTCACCACAACCAAGTCCACTCCTTTCTCTTTTGCAGCTTCCCATGCTACTTGCTCTGCCACTGTCTTCCCATAGCAATACCAATTCTGCAAATTAATTAACCATCCATTAATTACTAATGCTAATATTCACATTTCATGCAAAGATTACTAGTCATATTAATATTTAACTGAACCTTGGTATTCTTGCAGTACTCCAGATCACTCCAGCATGATTCATCAACCACCTCATCTCTGCTCCTATTGGGGTCCATGTATACTGTCCCAATTGATGAAGTGAATACAACTCGTTGCACCTTTGTTTCTGCAGCTGCCATGACTACATTCCTGGCTCCGTTCACTGCGGGTTCCAACATCTCTTCCTGGCAATGTCATCAGTTATGTATAGAATCAAAATGACATAGAGAACAGAGTTTTTTAACTGGTGGAATTGGTCTCTCAGACTCAGAGTATCGTTGAACCATTCTATTGTCTCTAAGAATCTAACCCTtgtggaaataaaataaaagtgtgTTGTTTATGTGGTACGGATTCATGCCACTCATTAGCAAAAATGCATACGCTGTATGAAAATtaatacaaaatatatatatatatatatatatatatatatatatatcacaatTTAAAATGCGGTATGCATTGTTTTCATATTACAATTTAAAGTatggtttgtattttttttaaatcacaaACTCAAAGTGTCGTATGCATAAGACAACATAAATAAATGTGGCGATAACATTAATAGATTTTTGCAAAGTAGATTAATTTCGTGTTGATTAAATGCATGTTTAGATCTTCGAATatatagtttttaatttttagtcaAATTATCAAAATAGTCTTTGATCAAATTAATTACAattaaagaaatattttttaaatgatgTAATAAAATTTCACAATCGATTATACTTGTTGAAATTTTAGGGTAAAAGTGTTTAGGTCTTTATATAATTAGTTATCATATGAGATAATCTTGTTAAGGGATCTGATGTGACTTCTCTCTAGTCACATCTTCCTAATTAAATTCACTGTAGTCACAAACCTAGCGTCCTATAACACATCATTGggacaatttttattttaatgtagTGTGTTATTATTGGCCCTGTGTATGGATTTGCCTCTGTTTATTTTGCTTGTGTGGAAATGGTGGTGGTGCATAATTAATACGTGCGCTCCTGCTACTAGTATTAAAATTACAGAGGAGGGGAAAATGGCGcgtgaaagaaagaagagagaagaacgtggcattttttaactttaaaattatgactttataatttttattttaacgtGGTGTCATGTTTTTATTCATTGTCTATAACAATGAACACTGACATCTTGGCTTCTTGTCTACCCCAAGATCTGCTCGTATCATATGcaggccggtcccgacatttttgAGGCCCTGGGCCGTTTTAAAGTTGATTAGTTCACTAATTAATATCCACTTATCTAGTGAATTAGATAGAAAAACCCAATGAAACCTTCCATATTCCAATGCTAATTAAGCTCTTAAATTCAGAAGTACAGAACTGATCTTGAATACAactgttaaatttttttttgaaaaagtttaATGGGAATTTTATTTTGgaccccttctttttggaggcactgGGTTGTGGGTCTGcctgcacaggcccagggccgacCCTGATCATATGGGCAATGTGTGAGAACATTGAAATTTGTTTCTAGAAAATATAGTTcccaattaaaaaatttatataatttacTCCAAGTAAATATAAAGTAAAATCACTATAATCATAGTTTTATGTAGTCCAATAATATTTTAACACGTGAGACAAACTAGAATTTCCTAACGCATATGttgaaatataattttatattatatttacttGAATAATTTTACTAGTACTAATTATCTTTTCCAACACGTGGCTAGTTGGAAAAGTTTTGGGGTTAGAATTTGAGGAAAGCGATTTTGAAGCTATTCAAGTGTTGGAGAAGATTTATGAGGAACATTTCAAAACttgatttttgtttgtttctctCGGGTGTGGTTGGGTAGTCTTAGGGTGCCCTTGCTTTTGCCCTGGATGGGGGTTTTGCGGCGATTTGgggttttttttgtgtgttcGACGGGAtgcctcattttttttttttttggttttcctTGCTCCTTAAGGGTTTGTCCTTAGAggttttttgtggataataatatacaatcctttatttttcaaaaaaaaaaattatctaaagAAACAAGGAGAGGCAATAGAATTTTTCAAACACCCAATAATAAATCCTTTAACATTGAAGggaaaaagttcaaaaaaaaaaaacattgaaggGAAAAGAAAGAGAACTCACGGGGTTATCAGTGACCGGGGAGGCGGTGTGGAAGACACCATCGCAACCATGAAAGACTGCTTTCAGAGAATCAAGATCAAAGAGATCAGCCTTATGCAGAGTTAGCCTCTCCTTGGCTCCTTCCAACTCTTTCAAGTGTCCATTCTTAGGATCATCTGAAATTAATAACATAAATTTCAGCTAAACAACCTTACATAAATCAAATTTAACATGCAAGAAAAAACACATGTCATGTAATAAGCACTGCATGCCATGCCATGTATATATAGCAATAACATATAACATGCCTGGGTTTCGCACGGTGCCTCTGACAATGTAGCCTCTCTCCAAGAGAAGTTTGACGAGCCATGATGCAATGAACCCGCCGGCGCCGGTGACACACACGATATCGCCGGAAACTGATGATGTGTCAGCAGGAGCCGGCATCTTCTTGGATTCTTTTAATTTCTTCCTCTGATTATACaggtgagaaaaaaatgaaatggtGGTTGAGAAGAGAATTTGAAGGATGAATGTGCTCTCTCTTGAGTCAAGAAGATGGTATGTGCTGGTTATCGAGAAATGGTTGCATTTATAAAGGAAACGTATCCACCTAATCCTTATTAGTTATTATGGAATATATTTCTTCTTTACGCCATTCATATTGAAGTTGAGTTTTTGTAGTTGCCAGGTAATTGTATATTATAAAGTAGTATTGTTCACATGTGAACATCATCAAATCGTAAATTGAGTGGACGGAGACACGGCCGGAGTCTTTAAATTCAATTGTACAAGGTACGACTTAATTACCTCTTGTGATTATGAaacattcattttttaattacatGTATACGATCGAGTCATCAGATCCAATTTCTTACTTTTTTCTAAAACTGATATTACTCTATAGTAACATTTTATAATATCCACTGAATTAGCTAAAGTTGAAATATGCTTGTTCATTGCTCATGGGCACACGTTTTTTTGTTCGTTTCACACCTTTCAGTTATAAATTATCTTAAATCATAGATGCGCACTGATGCACTAATCaagattcttcttcttcgatGACAAATCAGGTACCATATTACTCTTCCCTCCCATAAGATCTCTAGGAGTAGTGTTTGATGTTATCTGTTTCATTTGTCATATAAATTAGGTTTAAATACTTttgaggtccctgaaattgtatggcgtatgaaaataagttcctgaatttttttttttccgattcggGATCCatggaaaatgttttttaatctaaataagtcaTTACCCGTGTTAGAAGCT
This portion of the Lotus japonicus ecotype B-129 chromosome 3, LjGifu_v1.2 genome encodes:
- the LOC130745743 gene encoding cinnamoyl-CoA reductase 2-like encodes the protein MPAPADTSSVSGDIVCVTGAGGFIASWLVKLLLERGYIVRGTVRNPDDPKNGHLKELEGAKERLTLHKADLFDLDSLKAVFHGCDGVFHTASPVTDNPEEMLEPAVNGARNVVMAAAETKVQRVVFTSSIGTVYMDPNRSRDEVVDESCWSDLEYCKNTKNWYCYGKTVAEQVAWEAAKEKGVDLVVVNPVLVIGPLLQPTINASTIHILKYLTGSAKTYVNATQAYVDVKDAALAHVLVYETPSASGRYICAESSLHRGELVEILAKYFPEYPIPTKCSDEKNPRVKPYIFSNQKLKDLGLEFTPVKQCLYETVMNLQEKGHLPVLINQQELI